Proteins encoded within one genomic window of Companilactobacillus sp.:
- a CDS encoding cation diffusion facilitator family transporter, with amino-acid sequence MNRLTKYLLRETHHQTIERQKEIDKLQSAIKYLWINVSIYILITIIEYWLSIIGNSQALKADALNNLSGVISTGVLIFGLWEATNVNDDDIIGKQLPTKSVRSKDTLQLSRFRLETVFTLVTSFIILLISLQIIITGIIGLFHLEDKSSPNLMSALGAGIATVMMFGEFYINRHYGKKIGNASLMAASKDSLGDVVTSLGTTITVLISFFLNLAWLDGAVSVLIGGFILWQGLQIFQESTLNLADYVDPKLESQLKAEVEQFKKVHKVVDLRSRYNGNLLIVDIFIMVDPKATAMEIYHTNEKIERKLHKDFDVFDVTVTIIPDPDDLKK; translated from the coding sequence ATGAATCGTTTAACGAAATATTTATTACGGGAAACGCATCATCAAACAATTGAACGTCAAAAAGAGATCGATAAGTTGCAGTCTGCAATCAAGTATCTGTGGATCAACGTCTCGATCTATATCTTAATTACCATTATCGAATACTGGCTTTCTATTATCGGAAATTCTCAAGCCTTGAAAGCTGATGCTTTGAACAATTTATCTGGCGTCATTTCAACAGGTGTCTTGATTTTTGGATTGTGGGAAGCTACCAATGTTAATGACGATGACATCATCGGCAAACAATTACCGACCAAAAGCGTCCGCAGCAAGGATACCTTACAACTATCGCGATTCAGACTAGAAACAGTTTTTACATTGGTAACTAGCTTCATTATTTTATTGATCTCTCTACAGATCATCATCACCGGAATCATTGGTTTGTTCCACCTCGAAGACAAATCCAGTCCTAATCTAATGTCAGCCTTAGGTGCCGGAATCGCGACGGTAATGATGTTTGGCGAATTTTACATCAATCGCCACTATGGTAAAAAAATCGGCAACGCTTCATTAATGGCCGCTTCAAAAGACAGCTTGGGCGATGTCGTAACTAGTTTAGGCACCACGATAACTGTTTTAATATCGTTTTTCTTAAATTTAGCCTGGCTTGATGGAGCTGTCAGTGTCTTGATCGGCGGATTCATCTTATGGCAAGGATTACAAATTTTTCAAGAGTCGACGTTGAACCTGGCCGACTATGTCGACCCAAAGTTGGAATCACAATTAAAAGCCGAGGTCGAGCAGTTTAAAAAAGTCCATAAAGTAGTGGACTTGAGAAGTCGCTACAACGGCAACCTACTAATCGTAGACATCTTTATCATGGTCGACCCAAAGGCAACAGCCATGGAAATCTATCACACGAATGAAAAAATCGAACGAAAGCTACACAAGGATTTCGACGTCTTTGATGTAACAGTGACGATAATACCTGATCCTGACGACCTGAAAAAATAA
- a CDS encoding RloB family protein, which produces MGRKSRHLRLKKRTAIYCEGETELRYFEMLKEKYRGFNVNSILIKNENSSHMKLLQRAIASNKSLESIGKKNTRFVIESTYVVFDGDNIEYAELLRCRKFAKRNGIKIIFSNINFEIWILMHFEPVSKSYTKQELYTKLSKKKYFNTDYERFKGNDLSPYLANKVNVAMANADRLSINQNRESLPNPFTNVNEFLPEIFTTDKF; this is translated from the coding sequence ATGGGCAGAAAATCGAGGCATTTACGTTTAAAAAAAAGAACGGCTATTTACTGTGAAGGCGAAACTGAGTTGAGATATTTCGAAATGTTAAAAGAAAAGTATCGAGGCTTCAATGTCAATTCAATCTTGATCAAGAATGAGAATTCATCGCACATGAAATTGCTTCAACGTGCAATTGCTTCAAACAAAAGCTTAGAATCTATAGGCAAAAAGAATACGAGGTTCGTCATTGAAAGTACCTATGTCGTTTTTGATGGTGACAATATTGAATACGCTGAACTTTTGAGATGCCGAAAATTTGCCAAAAGAAATGGTATCAAAATAATTTTTTCAAATATCAATTTTGAGATTTGGATCTTAATGCACTTTGAACCAGTTTCCAAGTCCTATACAAAACAAGAATTATATACAAAATTGTCCAAGAAAAAATATTTCAACACGGATTATGAACGTTTTAAGGGAAATGATCTTAGCCCATATTTAGCAAATAAAGTTAATGTTGCAATGGCAAATGCTGATCGACTCTCCATTAATCAGAATAGGGAGTCTCTACCTAATCCCTTCACCAATGTAAATGAATTTCTTCCCGAGATATTTACCACTGACAAATTTTAA
- a CDS encoding AAA family ATPase: MLIDFSLKNFKSFKDETVLSAETGERLSRFKETNTLKENNYSLLKNLLIFGPNGSGKSNLIDALMMMKNMVLDNRTSVTESFDYLPFQLDTSTKNQDIYFDIKFNYKLITFEYAFAFSEDAITYETLKTIKNRRETIHFERKNQIFNVKNSDLSDIASKTKPNTLFLYNAQQANDQPAIDVMQWFKNDLVFVNSRKIPSQLINLTKDVQIKNELLQFLKVADFNITDIKVRNVPDPLLSERAREILKKTAPDDYESLTTSQEIYTSHTLYNPIGDVVGEEEFPLSQESRGTQKIFLIALSIINAQINGNGKTLLFDEFDDSLHFELSNALIELFNSAENRNQFILTTHELQLLDAPLRVDQIYLIEKDFQGVSSVKSIFDFNDSRKNARRDISFMRNYMQGRFGAIPQVDTDKMRTSIGMKTN; the protein is encoded by the coding sequence ATGCTAATCGATTTTTCATTGAAAAACTTCAAATCTTTTAAAGATGAAACTGTTTTATCTGCAGAAACTGGCGAAAGACTCAGTCGCTTCAAAGAAACTAATACCTTAAAAGAAAACAATTATTCCTTATTGAAAAACTTACTGATATTCGGTCCCAACGGCTCAGGTAAATCTAATCTAATCGATGCATTGATGATGATGAAAAACATGGTTTTAGACAATCGGACCAGCGTAACTGAATCATTTGATTACTTACCATTCCAATTGGATACCTCAACTAAAAATCAGGATATTTATTTTGACATCAAATTCAATTACAAGCTGATTACATTTGAGTATGCTTTCGCATTTTCAGAAGATGCCATCACCTATGAAACTCTTAAAACAATTAAGAACCGAAGAGAAACGATTCATTTCGAACGTAAAAATCAAATTTTTAATGTAAAAAATAGCGACTTAAGTGATATCGCCAGCAAAACTAAGCCAAATACATTATTTTTATATAACGCTCAGCAAGCAAATGATCAGCCGGCCATTGATGTGATGCAGTGGTTTAAAAATGATCTAGTATTTGTCAATTCGAGAAAAATACCTTCCCAATTGATTAATTTAACCAAGGACGTACAGATTAAAAATGAATTGCTACAATTTCTCAAGGTTGCTGACTTCAATATAACTGATATCAAAGTTAGAAACGTTCCAGATCCGCTTCTATCAGAACGTGCACGAGAAATTTTAAAGAAAACTGCCCCAGATGATTACGAATCGCTTACCACGAGTCAGGAAATCTATACGAGTCATACTTTGTACAATCCCATCGGCGATGTAGTTGGAGAAGAGGAATTCCCACTTTCCCAAGAGTCACGTGGCACTCAAAAAATTTTTCTAATTGCCCTTTCAATTATCAATGCACAAATTAACGGAAATGGAAAAACATTATTATTCGACGAATTTGATGATTCTTTACACTTTGAATTATCTAACGCACTCATCGAATTGTTCAATTCAGCCGAAAATAGAAATCAATTTATTTTGACAACTCACGAACTGCAACTGTTAGATGCACCATTACGTGTCGATCAAATATATCTGATTGAGAAAGATTTTCAAGGAGTAAGTTCTGTCAAATCGATCTTCGATTTTAATGATTCTAGAAAAAATGCACGAAGAGATATTAGTTTTATGCGTAATTATATGCAAGGACGCTTTGGAGCAATTCCACAAGTGGATACCGACAAAATGAGAACGTCAATCGGTATGAAAACTAACTAA
- a CDS encoding VOC family protein, whose protein sequence is MRTQVYPYFAFQNAKEAIEYYQRIFGATDVYRLSPKKEQAEMFHLPADADLDGMTMHGGFTILGMKFECADAFNGDSTPVKGLQLMLDIDSEDPESHQAADDLYKNLEKSGEVGITMPFEEQFWGGKMGAFTDKYGVQWMLHESPWSQSQDHKDE, encoded by the coding sequence ATGAGAACTCAAGTTTATCCGTACTTTGCTTTTCAAAATGCCAAAGAGGCCATTGAATACTATCAAAGAATCTTTGGAGCAACTGACGTTTACCGCCTAAGTCCAAAAAAGGAACAGGCAGAAATGTTTCATTTGCCAGCAGATGCAGATCTTGACGGCATGACAATGCACGGTGGATTCACGATCTTAGGTATGAAATTCGAGTGTGCCGATGCATTCAACGGCGATTCAACGCCAGTTAAGGGACTTCAGTTGATGCTCGACATTGACAGCGAGGACCCAGAAAGCCATCAAGCAGCCGATGACCTCTACAAAAATTTGGAAAAATCCGGCGAAGTCGGCATCACAATGCCATTTGAAGAACAATTCTGGGGTGGTAAAATGGGTGCCTTTACCGATAAATACGGCGTCCAATGGATGTTACATGAATCACCTTGGTCACAGTCGCAAGATCATAAAGATGAATAA
- a CDS encoding peptide deformylase: MIKPINTDRMSLSIPSDPATKADLNVVTDLLDTLASHKKDCVGMAANMIGVNKTIIAINMGMVNVAMINPKIVKKSQPYTVSEGCLSLEGERETTRYKDIEVEFLDQKFNPHTQSFNGFVAEIIQHEIDHFDGTLI; this comes from the coding sequence ATGATTAAACCTATTAATACAGACAGAATGTCGCTTTCGATTCCTTCAGATCCTGCTACCAAAGCTGATTTGAATGTCGTGACTGACTTGTTAGATACACTGGCTTCCCATAAAAAAGATTGCGTCGGTATGGCCGCTAATATGATTGGCGTTAACAAGACCATCATTGCTATCAATATGGGCATGGTCAACGTTGCCATGATCAATCCTAAAATTGTTAAAAAGTCACAGCCATATACCGTCAGCGAAGGTTGTCTTTCGCTTGAGGGCGAACGTGAAACGACACGCTATAAAGATATTGAAGTCGAATTTCTCGACCAAAAATTCAATCCACATACGCAAAGTTTCAATGGCTTTGTAGCAGAGATAATTCAACATGAGATCGACCATTTTGATGGCACATTAATTTAA
- a CDS encoding glycosyltransferase family 8 protein, with translation MNLLFAIDDNVSTQLMTCLYSIVSNTPNETFDAYVIQKEKLAATDQIESFCKKVGVNYHPIIVDPKIFKDAPITDRYPETIYYRLLAHEYLPKDVHQILYLDVDILVLNSLKHLYEKDLGDKLYAAASHSDLTANMTEQFNKLRLGNYEAESYFNSGVLLMNIDAIRQKVKATDIFNYISANKLSLFLPDQDVLNALYGDQIVKIPDEIYNYDARMSAIYYAIGNGQWDLDWVIDNTVILHFCGRDKPWRKDYTTRYSGLYKHYAHKVSLLMN, from the coding sequence ATGAACTTATTATTTGCCATAGATGACAACGTCAGCACACAGTTGATGACTTGCTTATACTCAATCGTTTCGAATACGCCCAACGAAACTTTTGATGCTTACGTTATCCAAAAGGAGAAGTTGGCTGCCACAGATCAGATCGAATCTTTTTGTAAAAAAGTCGGCGTGAACTATCATCCGATTATTGTTGATCCTAAAATTTTTAAAGATGCTCCGATCACTGACCGTTATCCAGAAACGATTTATTATCGCTTGTTGGCACATGAATATTTGCCAAAGGATGTCCATCAGATTTTGTACTTGGATGTTGATATTTTAGTATTGAATAGCTTGAAACATCTGTATGAAAAAGATTTAGGGGACAAGTTATATGCGGCTGCGAGTCATTCTGATTTGACCGCAAATATGACTGAGCAGTTCAACAAATTGCGACTAGGAAACTATGAAGCTGAAAGTTATTTTAACTCCGGCGTATTGCTGATGAACATCGATGCTATTCGCCAAAAGGTCAAAGCTACAGACATTTTCAACTACATTAGCGCCAATAAACTTTCACTGTTTTTGCCTGATCAAGACGTTTTAAATGCCTTGTACGGCGATCAGATCGTCAAGATTCCTGACGAGATCTACAATTACGATGCTCGGATGAGTGCAATTTATTACGCAATCGGCAATGGTCAATGGGACCTCGACTGGGTGATCGACAACACAGTTATCCTGCATTTCTGTGGTCGCGACAAGCCATGGCGCAAGGATTACACGACACGTTATTCAGGATTGTATAAACATTATGCACACAAGGTGTCACTATTGATGAATTAG
- a CDS encoding DUF2829 domain-containing protein, with translation MTFEKILPKIKSGKKAVRTGWEGTELFIILIQEGKFDGDTLNPYFLIKTEDEEYSAWSPTDCDILATDWELVQD, from the coding sequence ATGACTTTTGAAAAAATCTTACCCAAGATCAAATCTGGTAAAAAAGCAGTAAGAACTGGTTGGGAAGGAACTGAATTGTTCATTATCCTAATTCAAGAAGGCAAATTTGATGGCGATACATTGAACCCTTACTTCTTGATCAAGACCGAAGACGAAGAATACAGTGCCTGGTCACCAACTGATTGCGACATTTTGGCAACTGATTGGGAATTGGTCCAAGACTAA
- a CDS encoding 3-oxoacyl-ACP reductase — MAEDFSGQVVVVTGSASGIGLAQTQLFLKNGAVVIGIDKDETPIVNENFVTIVGDVSNGLVFEKLRRLLTKSFKKIDIVCNTAGKLDGYANVIDTSVEQWNDIIQTDLTSQFLMVKTVLPMMLEQKHGVFVNMASIAGMVAGGGGVAYTAAKHAVIGLTQQLDIDYADQGIRANCIAPGAIDTPMNAADFAGDGKMAKWVADQTPAKRWAKPEEVAELTSFLASSRSDYIHGSVIPIDGGWTAK; from the coding sequence ATGGCTGAAGATTTTTCAGGCCAAGTAGTTGTCGTTACAGGGTCAGCTTCCGGAATCGGATTAGCGCAAACACAGCTTTTTTTAAAAAATGGGGCTGTGGTCATTGGCATTGATAAGGACGAGACGCCAATTGTGAATGAAAATTTCGTCACGATCGTGGGCGACGTGTCGAATGGCTTAGTGTTTGAAAAACTCCGTCGCTTATTGACCAAGTCTTTTAAAAAAATCGATATAGTCTGCAATACTGCTGGGAAACTCGATGGCTACGCTAACGTTATCGATACGTCAGTGGAGCAGTGGAACGACATTATCCAGACTGACTTAACGAGTCAATTTTTGATGGTCAAAACGGTTCTGCCTATGATGCTTGAACAAAAACATGGCGTGTTCGTTAATATGGCCTCGATTGCTGGTATGGTCGCTGGTGGCGGAGGAGTTGCCTATACTGCCGCCAAGCATGCAGTGATCGGTCTGACGCAACAACTCGACATCGACTATGCCGACCAAGGTATCCGTGCCAACTGTATTGCACCTGGTGCAATCGATACACCAATGAACGCTGCGGACTTTGCCGGAGACGGCAAGATGGCTAAATGGGTCGCTGATCAAACGCCAGCTAAACGTTGGGCCAAGCCAGAAGAAGTCGCCGAACTGACTTCGTTTTTAGCTAGCTCGAGGTCTGATTATATCCACGGAAGCGTAATTCCGATTGACGGCGGCTGGACTGCCAAGTAA
- a CDS encoding QueT transporter family protein, whose product MKNLTRTSSSTVQTIVSTAIIAAMYVAVTMIIQPIAYGPIQVRLSEMFNYLVLFKKRYIWGVTLGVFLSNFMSPTWTLDVPIGTVSTLIVLFFILWLAKFTKDMRIKFVIMGVIFALSMFTVAGELYIAFKTPFWISYLTIGIGEALSMAIGGMIMYSANKRLDFANMKL is encoded by the coding sequence ATGAAGAATTTAACCAGGACATCAAGTTCAACAGTCCAAACTATCGTTAGTACCGCAATCATCGCTGCCATGTATGTCGCAGTGACGATGATAATTCAGCCAATCGCTTACGGCCCAATCCAGGTCCGCTTGTCAGAAATGTTTAATTATCTAGTACTCTTTAAAAAACGATACATTTGGGGCGTTACGCTTGGTGTCTTTTTATCTAATTTCATGTCGCCAACTTGGACGCTAGATGTGCCTATCGGGACAGTTTCGACCTTGATAGTCTTGTTCTTTATCCTTTGGTTAGCCAAATTTACCAAGGATATGCGGATCAAGTTTGTCATCATGGGCGTGATTTTTGCACTATCAATGTTTACCGTTGCGGGCGAGCTATACATTGCCTTCAAGACACCATTTTGGATCAGTTACTTAACCATCGGAATCGGCGAAGCATTGTCGATGGCAATCGGTGGAATGATCATGTATTCAGCTAACAAACGCTTAGATTTTGCTAATATGAAATTGTAA
- a CDS encoding MarR family winged helix-turn-helix transcriptional regulator — MSEFTDNLMKQLHFVSKASNQYMHQNNQRLTGQQRVLSILNLEDNLSQSYLQEVLDLRPSSLAELLKKLEDKGEITRSEDPTDKRIKRIKLTDAGRVAAEQNSASKVQDATERFFSGLSDDEQQQLKDNLDKVAEGWDDDFKQQADSFVDPMDRFASMQKVRDDLLKKYGDDFESMSEEDARAFRKEMRSKMRDMGMMMHGKGHGPRGFGPMGHGRGGRGMHGCDDPRMGRREDFRADWRW, encoded by the coding sequence ATGAGTGAATTTACAGATAACTTAATGAAACAACTACACTTTGTTAGCAAGGCTAGCAATCAATACATGCACCAAAATAACCAACGTTTGACGGGACAACAACGTGTCCTATCGATCTTGAATCTGGAAGATAACTTGTCACAGAGTTATCTCCAAGAGGTTCTTGATCTTCGTCCTAGTTCTTTAGCAGAATTGTTGAAGAAGTTAGAGGATAAGGGCGAGATTACTCGTTCGGAAGATCCAACTGATAAGCGTATCAAACGTATCAAGTTGACTGATGCTGGACGTGTTGCGGCTGAACAAAACTCAGCTTCAAAGGTTCAAGACGCCACGGAAAGATTTTTCTCTGGCCTATCAGACGATGAACAACAACAACTTAAAGACAACTTGGATAAAGTTGCTGAAGGCTGGGACGACGACTTCAAGCAACAAGCGGACAGTTTCGTTGACCCAATGGACAGATTCGCCAGCATGCAAAAAGTCCGTGATGACCTATTGAAAAAATACGGCGACGACTTTGAGAGTATGTCTGAAGAAGATGCTCGGGCTTTCCGTAAGGAAATGCGTTCAAAAATGCGTGACATGGGTATGATGATGCATGGCAAAGGTCATGGTCCAAGAGGCTTTGGCCCAATGGGACACGGTCGTGGTGGCCGTGGCATGCACGGTTGCGATGATCCAAGAATGGGACGTCGCGAGGACTTTAGAGCCGATTGGAGATGGTAA
- a CDS encoding McrB family protein — MTEYDKSSLKVLCKIENEESIDLSGGKPTAKVKILSNDPKYGFDSDHTTITLQTGFEPLEKETQHELWQRIGEGKVIACSLSKGRDLYANEKTGSKLFDTADDFTNDDEYLTFPIFFQSEDYPTVQKYISMLKEDGGLYSYFWKDEYPLAKIIVFKTNDSIFYFDGINKQETNNDGFTKYSIKKIEKLKFNPEFFNKHSYSVVQSDEVQKTAVGFISKKYFDESIDETEGLLIDDFKREASKQGLYYSDDDLINFHTAMKSDGMVVLAGLSGTGKTQMVRTYAKTLGIENRTICIPVQSSWTDDSDLLGFMNYQTGNFQPGDSGLADILIDGSKTKNKNKLYIVELDEMNLAKVEHYFAQFLSVLEMDGKDREITLFSDENHLNVSKNGYPSKVHIGNNIMFVGTINTDESTYKFSDKVLDRSNVIRMNIIPFYEPYENQKNQENRDIDDDENIRLGAELVNQQDNQGTYSLSDFYLMNDSLFYHEPDTDELTFLWNIHEAINSADQNTGIGWRVVKQIENYLDNLPKNLDDGITREDGMDFQIKQRILPKITGSIDLLRNLIGEDVDKYVQKEKIQPEYKDNLGTLRNILQYGKAKPDENNKVSVKDATLNSEGKVMFPKYNQSMDAINTKAKDLNNNEFTI; from the coding sequence ATGACTGAATATGATAAAAGCTCGTTAAAAGTATTGTGCAAAATTGAAAATGAGGAATCGATAGATTTGTCAGGTGGCAAGCCCACAGCAAAAGTAAAAATATTATCCAATGATCCAAAATATGGCTTTGATTCTGATCATACAACGATAACTTTACAAACTGGATTTGAACCCTTAGAAAAGGAAACGCAACATGAATTGTGGCAACGTATTGGTGAGGGAAAAGTGATTGCTTGTTCTTTATCAAAGGGACGAGATCTTTATGCAAATGAAAAAACTGGTTCGAAATTGTTTGATACCGCTGATGATTTTACTAATGATGATGAATATTTAACATTTCCAATTTTTTTTCAAAGTGAAGATTATCCAACAGTCCAAAAATATATTTCAATGCTTAAAGAAGATGGTGGATTATATTCATATTTTTGGAAAGATGAGTATCCTTTAGCTAAAATAATTGTTTTTAAAACCAACGATTCAATATTTTATTTTGATGGAATTAATAAACAAGAAACAAATAACGATGGATTTACGAAATATTCAATTAAAAAAATTGAAAAACTAAAATTTAATCCCGAATTCTTCAACAAACATAGTTATTCGGTTGTACAATCTGACGAAGTTCAAAAAACAGCTGTTGGATTCATTAGCAAAAAATATTTTGATGAATCAATAGATGAAACTGAAGGACTATTGATTGACGATTTTAAGAGAGAAGCTTCAAAACAGGGACTTTATTATAGCGATGACGACCTGATTAACTTTCACACTGCAATGAAAAGTGATGGAATGGTCGTTTTAGCAGGACTAAGTGGTACGGGAAAAACACAAATGGTCCGTACCTATGCAAAGACATTGGGTATTGAAAATCGGACTATTTGTATTCCAGTCCAGTCATCATGGACGGATGATTCCGATTTGTTAGGTTTTATGAATTATCAAACTGGAAATTTTCAACCAGGTGATAGTGGATTAGCAGATATTTTGATTGATGGTTCTAAGACCAAAAATAAAAATAAGCTTTATATTGTTGAATTAGACGAAATGAATTTGGCTAAAGTTGAACACTATTTTGCACAATTTCTATCAGTACTGGAAATGGACGGTAAAGATCGAGAAATTACCTTATTCAGCGACGAAAATCATTTGAACGTATCTAAAAACGGATACCCTTCAAAGGTACATATTGGCAACAATATTATGTTTGTCGGAACAATTAACACTGATGAGTCCACTTACAAGTTTTCAGATAAAGTATTAGACCGTTCTAATGTAATCAGAATGAATATTATTCCATTTTATGAACCATATGAAAATCAAAAAAATCAAGAAAATAGAGATATTGATGATGATGAAAACATTAGGCTTGGTGCAGAATTAGTAAATCAACAAGACAATCAAGGAACTTATAGTTTGTCAGACTTTTATTTAATGAATGACTCTCTTTTCTACCACGAACCTGATACGGATGAACTGACTTTCCTTTGGAATATTCATGAAGCAATTAATTCAGCTGATCAAAATACCGGAATTGGTTGGAGAGTAGTTAAACAAATTGAAAACTATTTAGATAATCTTCCAAAGAACTTGGACGATGGAATTACTCGTGAAGATGGAATGGATTTTCAAATAAAACAAAGAATCCTTCCAAAGATTACCGGTTCAATTGATTTATTACGTAATTTAATAGGTGAAGATGTTGATAAGTATGTTCAGAAAGAAAAAATCCAACCTGAATATAAAGATAATTTGGGTACGTTAAGAAATATTTTGCAGTACGGAAAAGCCAAACCAGATGAAAACAATAAAGTATCTGTAAAAGATGCAACATTGAATTCAGAAGGAAAGGTAATGTTTCCTAAATATAATCAATCCATGGATGCTATCAATACTAAAGCAAAGGATTTGAACAATAATGAATTCACCATTTAA
- a CDS encoding nuclease domain-containing protein, with translation MNSPFKVDPTQISFRMHAEVDNEGIDKDFIFTSDRSCMDPVYQYACRIPESTNFSVVLETDNPNDELYIDDFNETVRDADVDHRDFPTDGKGYRYSPNKIGSSGRYKCSVKIFNRGRNDPYYTLSPGMYGLSVISNGRRYYCSIEITLKNLISDSSWINMEHDIDEKISQLSRSSVKNYNMKFAVTDQRRKQDPQDEAAADDLIQNSKQLTANLQKLPEILRFQIRKDYKWKDNKKSIRTDAKSLKMMTRYPERTAKESFSRYNALDYDIKANQYIKFSIEYLARFVNKRIDYYQNILKNELDLMKNNSNQNNGYLFQNEKEELTQKVKQLTHIRAVANQTIRNKVFKDVKSKFPNSIPKTIILNPVYRNIFNQYENVRVKKYQLSLTETNRINWKPTHEIYEIWSCLTLVDLFLSDGYNIVEDWDLGNRYDSIQRFTDGANITIENPEKHYLLKITYNQRIENNSVPNFTASSKHNYPDIRIDIKVKDNYVGSIILDTKYRSIYQVVLGKKVNESTEENGSSKYEKGSSNLGQLISYKDFIRNKKFDSKEKTVICVYALLPDIPKKVWGRLKGKMDWVEKEKDVFIKPFKRTNEVDPISSEDRVEGHNIIECINTAIDERVKSLKKI, from the coding sequence ATGAATTCACCATTTAAGGTTGATCCAACTCAAATTAGTTTTAGAATGCATGCAGAAGTGGACAATGAGGGAATAGATAAAGATTTTATTTTTACCTCAGACCGAAGTTGCATGGATCCTGTTTATCAATATGCATGTCGGATTCCTGAGTCGACAAATTTTTCAGTAGTGTTGGAAACAGATAATCCTAATGATGAATTATATATTGATGATTTTAATGAGACGGTCAGAGATGCTGATGTCGATCATCGAGATTTTCCAACCGATGGTAAAGGTTACCGTTATTCTCCGAATAAGATTGGATCTTCTGGACGGTATAAATGCTCTGTAAAAATTTTTAATAGAGGACGTAACGATCCTTACTATACTTTGAGCCCCGGTATGTATGGCTTAAGTGTAATTTCTAATGGAAGACGGTATTATTGTTCCATTGAAATAACTTTAAAGAATCTGATTTCGGATTCATCTTGGATAAATATGGAACATGACATTGATGAAAAAATAAGTCAATTGTCTCGTAGCTCAGTTAAAAATTATAATATGAAATTTGCTGTTACCGATCAACGCCGAAAGCAGGATCCTCAAGATGAGGCTGCAGCTGATGATTTGATTCAAAATTCCAAACAGTTGACAGCAAATTTGCAAAAATTGCCTGAAATTCTTAGGTTTCAAATAAGAAAAGATTATAAATGGAAAGACAACAAAAAAAGTATTCGCACTGATGCCAAGTCATTGAAAATGATGACCAGGTATCCTGAAAGGACTGCTAAAGAATCCTTTTCTAGATATAATGCTTTAGATTATGATATTAAAGCAAACCAGTACATTAAATTTTCAATTGAATATCTTGCTAGATTTGTGAACAAGCGGATAGATTATTATCAAAATATTTTAAAAAATGAATTGGATTTGATGAAAAATAATTCAAATCAAAACAACGGTTATTTATTTCAAAATGAGAAAGAAGAGCTAACGCAAAAGGTTAAACAGCTAACTCATATTCGTGCCGTTGCGAATCAAACTATCAGAAATAAAGTCTTTAAAGATGTTAAAAGTAAATTTCCAAATTCTATTCCAAAAACGATTATTCTAAATCCGGTGTATCGTAATATTTTCAATCAGTATGAGAATGTTAGAGTCAAAAAATACCAACTTTCATTAACTGAGACCAATAGGATCAATTGGAAACCAACACATGAAATCTATGAAATTTGGTCATGTTTGACTTTGGTGGATCTTTTCTTAAGTGACGGTTATAACATTGTTGAAGATTGGGATTTAGGGAATAGATATGATTCCATTCAACGTTTCACAGACGGTGCCAACATCACGATTGAAAATCCTGAAAAACACTATTTGCTTAAAATTACTTATAATCAGAGAATAGAAAATAATTCAGTGCCAAATTTTACCGCCAGTAGCAAACACAATTATCCTGACATCAGAATTGATATCAAAGTCAAGGATAATTACGTTGGATCAATTATTTTAGATACAAAGTATCGATCAATTTATCAAGTAGTACTTGGTAAAAAAGTAAACGAGTCGACGGAAGAAAATGGCTCTTCAAAATATGAAAAAGGTTCTTCAAATTTGGGACAATTGATTTCATATAAAGATTTTATAAGAAATAAAAAATTTGATTCAAAGGAAAAGACCGTTATTTGCGTATATGCGTTATTACCTGATATTCCCAAGAAAGTATGGGGGAGGTTAAAAGGTAAGATGGATTGGGTGGAAAAAGAAAAAGATGTATTCATAAAGCCATTTAAGCGAACTAACGAGGTTGATCCAATTAGCAGTGAGGATCGTGTTGAGGGTCACAATATCATCGAATGTATCAATACTGCAATTGACGAACGTGTTAAATCTCTGAAAAAAATTTAG